One genomic window of Coleofasciculus sp. FACHB-1120 includes the following:
- the rlmN gene encoding 23S rRNA (adenine(2503)-C(2))-methyltransferase RlmN translates to MSATPVSKVQSSKGSQHQNQSDETAPVAQEQRVTNKNPARTIPPLLGANLAELTQWVLSQGQPAYRGQQLHQWIYEKGARSLSDITVFSKQWRDQVADVPIGRSTIHHRSVAPDDTVKYLLRLADGQIIETVGIPTEKRLTVCVSSQVGCPMACDFCATGKGGFTRNLARHEIVDQVLTVQEDFKRRVSHIVFMGMGEPLLNTVNVLGALEILNKDVGIGQRSMTLSTVGVRDRILDLAKHHLQITLAVSLHAPNQALREKLIPTAQRYSLEDLLAECREYVQLTGRRLTFEYVLLAGVNDLPQHANELASRLRGFQTHVNLIPYNPIHDADYQRPDSTRIQAFVAALKKQHIAVSVRYSRGLEANAACGQLRASK, encoded by the coding sequence ATGTCTGCTACGCCCGTCTCTAAGGTTCAGTCTTCTAAAGGAAGTCAGCATCAAAATCAGTCTGATGAAACTGCTCCCGTTGCTCAAGAGCAGCGGGTAACGAATAAAAACCCAGCCAGAACGATTCCTCCCCTTTTAGGGGCAAATTTAGCTGAATTAACCCAATGGGTGCTTTCTCAAGGACAACCGGCTTACCGAGGACAGCAACTGCATCAGTGGATTTATGAAAAAGGAGCGCGATCGCTTTCTGACATTACTGTATTTTCTAAGCAGTGGCGCGACCAAGTAGCAGATGTCCCGATTGGACGCTCTACGATACATCATCGTTCTGTCGCTCCAGATGACACGGTGAAGTATCTGCTGCGGTTGGCAGATGGTCAAATTATCGAAACAGTCGGCATTCCCACAGAAAAGCGCCTCACGGTGTGCGTTTCTTCCCAGGTGGGTTGTCCGATGGCTTGCGACTTCTGCGCTACGGGGAAGGGCGGTTTTACCCGCAATCTCGCACGCCATGAAATCGTCGATCAGGTGTTAACGGTTCAGGAAGACTTCAAGCGACGAGTCAGCCATATTGTATTTATGGGGATGGGCGAACCTTTACTGAATACGGTAAATGTTCTGGGAGCGCTAGAGATACTAAATAAAGATGTAGGAATTGGACAGCGTTCGATGACTCTCTCCACTGTGGGAGTACGCGATCGCATCCTCGATTTAGCGAAACATCACTTGCAAATCACCCTCGCAGTTAGCCTCCACGCACCCAATCAGGCACTTCGGGAAAAACTTATCCCCACGGCTCAGCGATATTCTCTAGAAGATTTGTTAGCAGAATGTCGCGAATATGTTCAATTAACAGGTCGCAGATTGACGTTTGAATACGTTCTGCTTGCGGGTGTGAACGATCTCCCTCAACACGCTAATGAACTTGCATCTCGCCTGCGGGGATTCCAAACTCACGTCAATTTAATTCCCTACAATCCTATCCACGATGCTGACTATCAGCGTCCGGATTCTACTCGGATTCAAGCTTTTGTGGCAGCTCTGAAAAAACAGCATATTGCTGTTAGTGTTCGCTACTCTCGTGGTTTAGAAGCCAATGCTGCCTGCGGACAACTTCGAGCTTCTAAATAA